Proteins encoded in a region of the Thermococcus sp. genome:
- a CDS encoding 4-hydroxybenzoate octaprenyltransferase has translation MAFDPGEVSKASRFHALMRLVRIEHTLFSLPYAYVGALLSGFHVTWAEIILMSLALLGLRTAALAYNNIADIDIDSLNPRTWNRPLIKGTVKISDAWWLVVVGSVLYFVSAVLLNIWTALLSPIPWVLALAYPHGKRKHSFPHLHLGLTLAMAVAGGTIAAGGDEANLLVLLERIPWAFFFGVLFWVAGFDTIYALMDYEFDVKHGVGSIPARFGIKKALDIALAFHLIAIALFGVAVPLYGLGWVYLTGWAVGSFLILYENYLARKSLENVPKAFNLNIPIGLVLTLSAIADALIKLGGG, from the coding sequence ATGGCCTTCGATCCGGGTGAAGTCAGCAAGGCGAGCAGGTTCCACGCACTGATGAGGCTCGTCAGGATAGAGCACACTCTCTTCAGCCTTCCCTACGCTTATGTCGGAGCGCTCCTAAGCGGTTTCCACGTAACCTGGGCGGAGATAATCCTCATGAGCCTCGCCCTCCTTGGGTTGAGAACTGCCGCTTTAGCCTACAACAACATAGCGGACATTGACATAGACAGCCTTAACCCGAGGACGTGGAACAGACCCTTAATCAAAGGAACTGTGAAAATCAGCGACGCATGGTGGCTCGTTGTCGTTGGTTCCGTCCTCTACTTCGTCTCGGCCGTTTTGTTGAACATCTGGACGGCCTTACTCAGCCCGATTCCCTGGGTTTTGGCCCTTGCATATCCACACGGCAAGAGGAAGCACAGCTTCCCGCATCTGCACCTCGGTTTAACTCTGGCGATGGCCGTAGCTGGAGGAACGATCGCTGCAGGAGGCGACGAGGCGAACCTTTTGGTTCTCCTTGAGAGAATCCCCTGGGCGTTCTTCTTTGGAGTGCTCTTCTGGGTTGCCGGCTTCGACACTATCTATGCCCTCATGGACTACGAGTTCGACGTGAAGCATGGAGTTGGAAGCATTCCAGCAAGATTCGGGATAAAGAAGGCCCTTGACATCGCTTTAGCCTTTCACCTGATTGCGATAGCCCTCTTCGGGGTTGCGGTTCCGCTTTACGGTCTCGGGTGGGTTTACCTCACCGGCTGGGCAGTCGGGAGCTTTTTAATCCTCTACGAGAACTATCTAGCAAGAAAAAGCCTTGAGAACGTTCCGAAGGCCTTCAACCTCAACATTCCCATTGGGTTAGTCCTCACGCTCTCGGCCATAGCCGATGCCCTGATAAAGCTCGGGGGTGGTTGA
- a CDS encoding UbiD family decarboxylase has product MRDMRDYIEWLERRGELIRVEEELSPELEIPAFLRKAMYEKRGAVLFERVKGHPDWKAVGNLFTSVETVREALGVSRLEEIGERPLKLVESLPLGLSDKLSSLGKLKEMSSYLPKVVRKAEFTRNVVEDEPLNFIPAFKTWPKDASRYLTYPLVCFSDPRGVNSISVYRVMLLDGSTGVVHWQVHKRGSQAWRDYLERNDGKMPVAIAIGSDIGTLLTAVSPVPYPMDKLLFAGFVRGRGLELYRLPNGVLVPANAEAVIEGYVDVNELSEEGPFGDHFGFYDKPSERNELYPVFHAERLYYRDDPIYYGSVVGKPPLEDAVIGKAIERIFLPLMRMVLPEVVDVNFPEYGVFQGVAVVSIKKRYPGQGKKVLNALWGTGQMALTKAIIVVSEDIDVHDINQVIWAVASFVNPERDVLIIPNAHTDALDPAVPNPPLGSKLGIDATRKLPLEMNGRVVEEVEEDPEVLGRLEDLFKKYLGG; this is encoded by the coding sequence ATGAGGGACATGAGGGATTACATTGAGTGGCTTGAGAGACGAGGCGAGCTTATCCGCGTTGAGGAGGAGCTTTCTCCAGAGCTTGAGATCCCGGCCTTTCTGAGAAAAGCTATGTACGAAAAGAGGGGAGCCGTTCTCTTCGAGAGGGTTAAGGGTCATCCCGACTGGAAAGCTGTTGGAAACCTCTTCACGAGCGTTGAGACGGTTAGGGAAGCCCTTGGAGTTAGCAGGCTTGAGGAAATCGGCGAGAGGCCGCTCAAACTCGTGGAGAGCCTTCCCCTCGGCCTTTCGGACAAGCTCTCCTCGCTCGGAAAGCTGAAGGAGATGAGTTCATACCTCCCGAAGGTCGTCAGAAAGGCTGAATTTACAAGGAACGTGGTCGAGGACGAGCCGTTGAACTTCATTCCGGCATTTAAGACTTGGCCCAAGGACGCCTCCCGCTATCTAACCTATCCCCTCGTCTGCTTCTCCGACCCGAGGGGAGTGAACTCAATCAGCGTTTACCGCGTCATGCTCCTCGACGGCTCTACCGGCGTGGTTCACTGGCAGGTGCACAAGAGGGGAAGCCAGGCCTGGCGGGACTACCTTGAGAGGAACGACGGGAAAATGCCGGTAGCGATAGCCATAGGTTCCGACATAGGCACGCTTTTGACGGCAGTCTCTCCCGTTCCCTACCCAATGGACAAGCTGCTCTTCGCGGGCTTCGTGAGGGGGAGGGGGCTTGAACTCTACCGCCTGCCCAACGGCGTCCTCGTTCCTGCTAATGCTGAAGCGGTCATAGAGGGCTATGTCGATGTGAACGAGCTGAGCGAGGAGGGGCCATTTGGAGACCACTTCGGCTTCTACGACAAACCGAGCGAGAGGAACGAGCTCTACCCGGTCTTCCACGCCGAAAGGTTGTATTACCGCGACGACCCGATTTACTATGGTTCGGTCGTTGGTAAGCCGCCGCTGGAAGATGCTGTCATAGGGAAGGCCATCGAGAGGATTTTCCTCCCGCTGATGAGGATGGTTCTGCCGGAGGTAGTTGACGTTAATTTCCCCGAATACGGGGTCTTTCAAGGCGTTGCGGTAGTCTCGATAAAGAAGCGCTATCCGGGTCAGGGCAAGAAGGTTTTGAATGCCCTCTGGGGAACGGGTCAGATGGCGCTGACTAAGGCTATAATCGTCGTCAGCGAAGACATAGACGTCCACGACATAAACCAGGTCATCTGGGCGGTCGCTTCCTTCGTCAATCCTGAGAGGGACGTTTTGATAATCCCGAACGCGCACACAGATGCCCTTGACCCCGCTGTTCCTAATCCGCCTCTCGGGAGCAAGCTCGGCATAGACGCGACGAGAAAGCTCCCGCTGGAGATGAACGGAAGGGTCGTGGAGGAAGTCGAGGAAGATCCGGAAGTCCTTGGGAGGCTCGAAGACCTTTTCAAAAAGTACCTCGGTGGTTGA
- a CDS encoding ABC transporter substrate-binding protein — protein MRKVLALVLVGLVVLTSGCIGANSSPGSGATSSELPTVRAATLLGGISTLDIMEAKGFDEKNGFRVKVLRLGKTPDIIAALKNGETDFAVIPAEMAAKLAQSGVDIKIIAVDMLQNQAIIGKEKMEPKELKGKKIGAVVASGTFKLFQAYMKVLYNITPEDYTVVNVPPGSIEDSLRDVDAVVIWEPIASQLMAKNYTVIATFSELWDEARAKGIVNGPAVMLVWVVRGDFLKEHRDLVDAFIKAQLDSARYWKANPDETKAILKNLYHLDQKTLEILYTRTFVNDGKLDEGLILGIKSEWKLAYLGGYLEKDPSGLDIFYRG, from the coding sequence ATGAGGAAGGTACTGGCACTAGTGCTCGTTGGGTTGGTGGTCTTAACTTCAGGATGCATAGGAGCGAATTCAAGCCCGGGTTCGGGCGCTACCTCTTCAGAGCTCCCAACGGTCAGGGCAGCTACCCTGCTCGGCGGGATAAGCACGCTCGACATTATGGAGGCAAAAGGCTTCGACGAGAAGAACGGCTTCCGCGTTAAGGTTCTGCGCCTCGGCAAAACTCCAGACATTATAGCGGCCCTCAAGAACGGCGAGACCGACTTCGCCGTTATTCCCGCTGAAATGGCGGCGAAGTTAGCCCAGAGTGGCGTTGACATCAAGATAATCGCCGTTGACATGCTCCAGAACCAAGCGATAATCGGGAAGGAAAAGATGGAACCCAAGGAGCTTAAGGGCAAAAAGATAGGGGCGGTGGTTGCCTCTGGCACATTCAAGCTCTTCCAGGCCTATATGAAGGTGCTTTACAACATAACGCCCGAGGACTACACCGTCGTGAACGTTCCGCCCGGCTCGATAGAGGATTCATTGAGAGACGTTGATGCAGTCGTTATCTGGGAGCCTATAGCGAGTCAGCTTATGGCCAAGAACTATACGGTTATAGCGACCTTCTCGGAACTCTGGGACGAGGCGAGGGCAAAGGGCATCGTCAACGGCCCGGCAGTTATGCTCGTCTGGGTCGTTCGCGGGGACTTCCTGAAGGAGCACAGGGACCTCGTTGATGCATTCATCAAGGCCCAGCTCGATAGCGCCCGCTACTGGAAGGCCAACCCCGACGAGACGAAGGCCATCCTGAAGAACCTCTACCACCTCGACCAAAAGACCCTCGAAATCCTCTACACCAGGACATTTGTAAACGACGGGAAGCTCGACGAGGGGTTAATCCTCGGCATAAAGTCCGAGTGGAAGCTCGCCTACCTCGGGGGCTACCTTGAGAAGGACCCGTCTGGCTTGGATATCTTTTACAGGGGCTGA
- a CDS encoding TIGR04053 family radical SAM/SPASM domain-containing protein — MHRGRSKPWPYDKKPVLVFWETTKACQLKCKHCRAEAILQALPGELTTEEGKKLIDSLTEFGRPSPILILTGGDPLMRKDIFQLIDYAVEKGIRVGLAPAVTPLLTEETIDKIVEHGVKAVSISLDSPFSQVHDSIRGIEGTWERTVWAIREFLKRDVSVQVNTVVMRETVEGLPEMVKLLKELGVQIWEVFYLVPTGRGNFESDLRPEEWEDVTHFLYEASKHLLVRTTEGPMFRRVAIMRKALEEKGINPDEVLKPGELYFKLKRKLIELLGEGGEARAQTMGTRDGKGIVFIAYNGSVYPSGFLPFSVGSVREKSLVEIYRESELMKKLRSADFKGRCGACEFKGVCGGSRARAYAYHLDPLAEDPACPYEPGTYLGLAKKLGLNLPIGTFGEQKPV; from the coding sequence ATGCACCGAGGCAGATCTAAGCCATGGCCCTATGATAAGAAACCCGTCCTCGTTTTCTGGGAAACCACAAAGGCCTGCCAGCTCAAGTGCAAGCACTGCAGAGCAGAGGCCATCCTTCAAGCCCTACCGGGCGAGCTGACGACGGAGGAAGGGAAGAAACTGATAGATTCACTCACCGAATTCGGGAGGCCCTCTCCAATCCTCATCCTCACAGGTGGAGACCCGCTCATGAGGAAGGACATCTTCCAGCTCATAGACTACGCCGTCGAAAAGGGCATACGCGTTGGTTTGGCTCCGGCTGTAACACCTCTCCTCACGGAGGAAACAATAGATAAAATCGTCGAGCACGGCGTTAAAGCAGTGAGCATAAGCCTCGACAGCCCGTTTTCACAGGTTCACGATTCCATAAGGGGCATCGAGGGAACGTGGGAGAGAACAGTCTGGGCGATAAGGGAGTTCCTGAAGAGGGACGTTTCGGTTCAGGTGAACACCGTCGTCATGCGCGAGACCGTTGAAGGATTGCCCGAGATGGTGAAGCTGTTGAAAGAGCTGGGCGTCCAGATCTGGGAGGTTTTCTACCTCGTTCCAACCGGCAGGGGCAACTTTGAGAGCGATTTAAGGCCAGAGGAGTGGGAGGATGTGACCCACTTCCTCTACGAGGCTTCAAAGCACCTTCTCGTCAGAACGACAGAGGGGCCGATGTTCAGGCGCGTGGCGATAATGAGGAAGGCCCTTGAGGAGAAAGGAATAAACCCGGACGAGGTTCTGAAGCCGGGAGAACTCTACTTTAAGCTCAAGAGAAAGCTTATTGAACTGCTCGGAGAGGGTGGAGAAGCGAGGGCGCAAACGATGGGAACACGCGATGGAAAGGGCATAGTTTTCATCGCCTACAACGGGAGCGTCTACCCGAGCGGCTTCCTGCCCTTCAGCGTCGGCAGCGTGAGGGAGAAGAGCCTCGTTGAGATTTACAGGGAAAGCGAGCTCATGAAAAAGCTCCGCTCGGCCGACTTCAAAGGTCGGTGCGGTGCCTGCGAGTTTAAGGGAGTATGCGGCGGGAGCAGGGCGAGGGCCTACGCCTACCATCTCGATCCGCTCGCCGAAGACCCGGCCTGCCCCTACGAGCCCGGAACCTATCTCGGGCTCGCCAAAAAGCTCGGTCTAAACCTCCCGATTGGCACCTTTGGAGAGCAGAAACCGGTGTGA
- a CDS encoding flavodoxin domain-containing protein, whose amino-acid sequence MKVLIAYTTRYGTTEKVVGLAKRLFEDRGHNVEVRRVEDDPSPAGYDLVILGAPVYRDGPHWNLMEWVERHKGELEDVPKAFFLVAMHLAGSVFMGKLHGGIAYAQPLVDAFEVPPFYGTLIGGEIDPEKLSDEDRRKMRRFYAVLGEKLEKKSLFSEKDVDAFVRRTLLYYDWFGKHFKRGEVEKAKNFDFMEKVRELERTLG is encoded by the coding sequence TTGAAGGTTCTCATCGCGTATACAACCCGCTATGGAACGACGGAAAAGGTCGTTGGGCTGGCCAAGAGACTCTTTGAGGATAGAGGGCACAACGTGGAAGTCAGACGCGTGGAGGATGACCCCTCACCTGCCGGCTACGATCTCGTAATCCTGGGCGCTCCCGTTTACCGCGACGGTCCCCATTGGAATTTGATGGAGTGGGTTGAAAGACACAAAGGGGAGCTTGAGGACGTTCCAAAGGCGTTCTTCCTGGTGGCGATGCATTTGGCCGGTTCAGTCTTCATGGGGAAGCTCCACGGAGGGATAGCATACGCCCAGCCGCTGGTGGATGCCTTCGAGGTTCCGCCCTTCTACGGGACGCTCATCGGAGGCGAGATAGACCCTGAAAAGCTGAGCGACGAAGACAGGAGGAAGATGAGGCGCTTCTACGCGGTTCTCGGGGAAAAGCTGGAGAAGAAGAGCCTCTTCAGTGAGAAGGACGTGGATGCCTTCGTGAGGAGAACGCTCCTCTACTACGACTGGTTCGGGAAGCACTTCAAGCGTGGCGAGGTTGAAAAGGCCAAGAACTTTGACTTCATGGAGAAGGTGAGGGAGCTTGAAAGGACTCTGGGCTGA
- a CDS encoding ABC transporter ATP-binding protein, producing MKGLWAEDVGFSYGDFRVDGVSLRVNPGELVSIIGPNGAGKSTLLRLIYGTLRPDKGRVLVDGNDVHSLSAGERAKLLGFVPQSHVPTFPFKVLDFVLLGATPELGTFGAPGKKHRRKA from the coding sequence TTGAAAGGACTCTGGGCTGAAGACGTTGGCTTTTCCTACGGGGACTTCAGGGTGGATGGGGTTAGCCTCAGGGTCAATCCCGGTGAGCTGGTCTCCATAATCGGCCCTAACGGAGCTGGAAAGAGCACCCTCCTCAGGCTAATCTACGGAACTCTAAGGCCAGATAAGGGGCGGGTCTTGGTTGATGGGAACGACGTTCACAGTCTTTCAGCGGGGGAGAGGGCAAAACTCCTCGGCTTCGTTCCTCAGAGCCACGTTCCAACGTTTCCGTTCAAAGTCCTTGACTTTGTCCTTCTCGGCGCAACTCCCGAGCTTGGAACGTTCGGTGCCCCCGGCAAAAAACACAGGAGAAAAGCCC
- a CDS encoding ABC transporter substrate-binding protein encodes MKWKAVLLIGILLVSVLGAGCIGSSGTSEKTASTQDEITVKDFAGRSVTVKVPVRRAVILSTSALEIVQLLNAGDQVVGIPAEAKGDAFLSESLKNKTVVGRRLKIDDWEKVIALKPDLIVNLYLRKFYDVDKFLNRSASYGIPVVMLREDRLEDIPKAVSLLGKLFGKEKEAKAFEDYFNEQVSGVKAIASKIPREDGKKVIMIQPIMGKLYAVNGNDVLAQAVRLVGADYMVNLTFNGYTPVRVPMDREKIIASYGDADVVILLTSSVTPYEKVEELKNEMLGDDAWKEIKAVREGNIVILRADMGRESFLRWSPRMAVGIWVIGKAVYPGYYPEWEGKAKEFIERFYPFLS; translated from the coding sequence ATGAAGTGGAAAGCGGTTTTACTCATCGGAATCCTGCTGGTTTCAGTTCTCGGTGCCGGCTGCATTGGAAGCTCCGGCACCTCAGAAAAGACAGCCTCCACCCAGGACGAGATAACCGTCAAGGACTTCGCCGGCAGGAGCGTGACAGTGAAGGTTCCGGTCCGGAGGGCAGTAATCCTCTCAACTTCGGCCCTTGAAATAGTCCAGCTTCTCAACGCGGGCGATCAAGTTGTTGGGATTCCAGCGGAAGCGAAGGGAGACGCTTTTCTCAGTGAAAGTCTAAAGAACAAAACCGTCGTTGGGAGGAGGCTCAAGATAGATGACTGGGAGAAGGTTATCGCTCTAAAGCCCGACCTCATCGTGAACCTCTACCTGAGGAAGTTCTATGACGTTGACAAGTTCCTCAACAGGTCGGCCAGCTACGGCATCCCGGTGGTAATGCTCCGCGAGGACAGGCTTGAAGACATTCCGAAGGCCGTTTCCCTGCTCGGAAAGCTCTTCGGGAAGGAGAAAGAAGCCAAAGCCTTCGAGGACTACTTTAACGAGCAGGTGAGCGGGGTAAAGGCAATTGCTTCGAAGATACCGAGAGAGGACGGGAAGAAGGTCATCATGATACAGCCGATAATGGGGAAGCTTTACGCGGTCAACGGCAACGACGTTTTAGCTCAGGCCGTTAGGCTTGTTGGAGCTGACTACATGGTGAACCTCACCTTCAATGGCTACACGCCCGTTAGAGTTCCAATGGACAGGGAGAAGATAATCGCAAGTTACGGCGATGCCGACGTGGTAATCCTTCTCACGAGCTCAGTTACGCCCTACGAGAAAGTGGAAGAGCTTAAGAATGAAATGCTGGGCGACGATGCATGGAAGGAGATAAAAGCTGTCAGAGAGGGCAACATCGTTATTCTCCGCGCCGATATGGGCAGAGAAAGCTTCCTCCGCTGGAGCCCGAGGATGGCCGTCGGAATCTGGGTCATAGGAAAGGCCGTCTATCCGGGCTATTACCCCGAGTGGGAAGGCAAGGCGAAGGAGTTCATCGAGAGGTTCTACCCCTTCCTCTCCTGA
- a CDS encoding iron ABC transporter permease: MRKLALIILPSFAILLGIFAGSYPTNPLHLTEGSVKIIWEIRLPRTLMGVSAGIALSLGGMTLQAVFRNPLVDTYILGVSSGVALGAAMAVAFLPFAGVAPLALIFGLLAVFLAYWMARINGRVSTVSLILAGIIVTALFSALLSLLELLLPSESLYALVVWLMGSLSSADWKTVIYSLPGVVILAFILFLLRWNLNAMSLGDEAELLGLNVHLWRGLFVFISALMTTLVVSFTGIIGWVGLMVPHIARMLVGPEHSKLIPATVSIGITVMVLADVVVRLLPGNVPVGIITTLVGVPFFGYLLRKTGGGWS; encoded by the coding sequence ATGAGAAAGCTCGCCCTTATAATCCTGCCATCATTCGCCATACTCCTCGGAATCTTCGCGGGTAGCTACCCGACCAACCCGCTTCACCTGACGGAGGGATCCGTTAAAATAATTTGGGAAATCCGCCTGCCGAGGACTCTGATGGGTGTTTCGGCGGGAATAGCACTTTCTTTAGGCGGAATGACCCTGCAGGCGGTTTTCAGAAACCCGCTCGTTGACACATACATTCTCGGTGTTTCCTCCGGCGTTGCCCTCGGGGCGGCTATGGCGGTTGCCTTTTTACCTTTCGCCGGCGTTGCTCCACTCGCACTAATCTTCGGCCTCTTGGCCGTTTTCCTCGCCTACTGGATGGCGAGGATAAACGGGAGGGTTTCTACCGTTTCCCTGATTCTCGCAGGGATAATCGTTACCGCCCTTTTCTCTGCCCTTCTTTCGCTCCTCGAACTCCTCCTTCCGAGTGAGAGCTTATACGCTCTGGTCGTATGGCTGATGGGCAGTCTCTCAAGCGCAGACTGGAAAACGGTAATCTACTCCCTTCCGGGCGTTGTTATCTTGGCGTTCATCCTTTTCCTCCTCCGCTGGAACCTCAACGCGATGAGCTTGGGCGATGAGGCCGAATTGCTTGGCCTGAACGTTCACCTCTGGAGGGGCCTTTTCGTTTTCATCTCTGCTTTGATGACTACCCTCGTTGTTTCCTTCACAGGGATAATCGGCTGGGTGGGGCTTATGGTTCCACACATAGCGAGGATGCTCGTAGGCCCGGAGCACTCAAAGTTAATCCCTGCAACGGTCTCAATCGGAATAACCGTGATGGTCTTGGCTGATGTTGTTGTGAGGCTCCTTCCGGGGAACGTGCCTGTCGGAATAATAACGACGCTCGTTGGCGTTCCCTTCTTCGGCTATCTCCTCAGAAAGACCGGGGGTGGATGGAGTTGA
- a CDS encoding ABC transporter ATP-binding protein: LESYAEKPYTSLSGGQMRLLLTARALMTSPKYLLLDEPTSELDLKNALLVLQTVRKLAKEDVGVLLVIHDPNLAYLFSDRLVLMKNGRIIAQGKPDEVFDEGLLSEVYGIELRLIDCSGETVLRPKLEV, encoded by the coding sequence CCTTGAGAGCTACGCCGAAAAGCCCTACACCTCGCTGAGCGGTGGGCAGATGCGGCTCCTCCTCACGGCGAGGGCCTTGATGACCTCGCCAAAGTACCTCCTCCTCGACGAGCCGACGAGCGAACTTGACCTGAAAAACGCCCTCCTCGTCCTACAAACTGTCAGGAAGCTCGCGAAGGAAGACGTCGGCGTTCTTTTAGTTATACACGACCCCAACTTAGCCTACCTCTTCTCCGACAGGCTCGTCCTGATGAAAAACGGAAGGATAATCGCGCAGGGGAAGCCGGATGAAGTCTTCGACGAGGGGCTTTTAAGCGAGGTCTACGGAATAGAGCTTAGGCTCATCGACTGCTCCGGTGAAACCGTTTTAAGGCCGAAGTTAGAGGTGTGA